In Saccharolobus solfataricus, a genomic segment contains:
- a CDS encoding haloacid dehalogenase type II, whose protein sequence is MGKEKKILAFDLYGTILDLSAISQEMRRKQLEYTWLLTIMGRYVDFDEITKIAISYTLGEDKIEEELNKWRSLRTHQDAIYLKDISTIADIYILSNGTTKTIEELLKLNGLSSYFKGIFSAERVKEYKPSPKVYRYFLEAVKGEAYLVSSNPFDVIGAKNSGMKGIYVNRRNMPVDPLGYEPDVVVRDFKELYEWLQK, encoded by the coding sequence ATGGGAAAAGAAAAGAAAATCTTAGCATTTGACTTATACGGTACAATTTTGGATCTATCAGCAATTTCACAAGAAATGAGAAGGAAACAGTTAGAATATACTTGGCTATTGACCATAATGGGAAGATATGTGGATTTTGACGAGATAACCAAGATAGCAATAAGTTACACCCTAGGAGAGGATAAAATAGAGGAGGAATTAAATAAGTGGAGAAGTCTAAGGACACATCAAGATGCAATCTACTTAAAGGACATCTCCACAATAGCTGATATTTACATTTTATCCAATGGTACAACTAAGACTATAGAGGAACTTTTGAAACTTAATGGTTTATCAAGCTATTTTAAAGGAATATTTAGTGCAGAAAGAGTAAAGGAATATAAACCTTCACCCAAGGTCTACAGATACTTCCTTGAGGCAGTTAAGGGAGAGGCTTATCTGGTTTCATCAAATCCATTTGATGTCATTGGTGCTAAGAATAGTGGAATGAAGGGCATATACGTTAATAGGAGAAATATGCCAGTTGACCCGTTAGGCTATGAACCAGATGTTGTGGTAAGGGATTTCAAGGAGCTATATGAATGGTTACAAAAATGA
- a CDS encoding nucleotidyltransferase domain-containing protein, whose protein sequence is MQRIILENMELFRKATFLLRREGVLAIVFFGSRVMGKYKKDSDLDVLIIVKDEAKELNFSDARLRFVKDTNIYLDTVIMTNKEFKNNLTLGTVLMGVSIAFCVTYDEINVYEELEKWSNDIRKYGAVLQLPYGSFIVGRTIRKCKISF, encoded by the coding sequence TTGCAGAGAATTATCTTAGAAAACATGGAGTTATTTAGAAAAGCCACCTTTTTATTGAGAAGAGAAGGAGTACTTGCAATAGTATTCTTTGGAAGTAGAGTTATGGGGAAATATAAGAAGGACTCTGATTTGGATGTATTAATTATTGTAAAGGACGAAGCAAAGGAATTGAATTTTAGCGATGCTAGATTGAGATTCGTAAAAGATACAAATATTTATCTGGATACTGTTATAATGACAAATAAAGAATTTAAGAATAATCTAACTCTAGGAACTGTTTTAATGGGAGTATCTATAGCATTTTGTGTTACATACGATGAAATTAACGTTTACGAGGAATTAGAAAAGTGGAGTAACGATATAAGGAAATACGGTGCTGTACTTCAACTACCTTATGGGAGTTTTATTGTTGGTAGAACTATTAGAAAGTGCAAGATAAGTTTCTAA
- a CDS encoding HEPN domain-containing protein — MIPPKFREYSKAFLNIAKKDNIRAKRALELKDYPECLFYSQQSVEKSVKAMLEVKLIYKKEHDIIADASNNLQDLGNELDVVLNALDYLSGAWNISRYPFFNGNNITTPEEFVTEEMCKEGIKYSDEVIEIAENYLRKHGVI, encoded by the coding sequence GTGATTCCACCTAAGTTTAGAGAATATTCTAAGGCCTTCTTAAATATAGCAAAAAAAGATAATATTAGAGCTAAAAGAGCTTTAGAGCTTAAAGATTATCCTGAATGTCTCTTTTACTCTCAACAATCTGTTGAAAAAAGCGTGAAAGCGATGTTAGAAGTAAAATTGATATATAAGAAAGAACACGACATTATAGCAGATGCTTCGAATAATTTACAAGATCTTGGAAACGAATTAGATGTAGTCTTGAACGCATTAGACTATCTTTCTGGCGCATGGAACATATCTAGATACCCGTTTTTTAACGGAAATAATATAACTACCCCAGAGGAGTTTGTAACTGAGGAAATGTGTAAAGAAGGAATAAAGTATTCTGATGAGGTGATCGAAATTGCAGAGAATTATCTTAGAAAACATGGAGTTATTTAG